In one window of Microplitis demolitor isolate Queensland-Clemson2020A chromosome 4, iyMicDemo2.1a, whole genome shotgun sequence DNA:
- the LOC103572529 gene encoding putative ankyrin repeat protein RF_0381, translating to MSSVKILPFSLIYQQIRENILQGSMSVNTRYPGDSDENPSILQLAITKNDICLINYLLKHKVDLNATSKCFEPALHLAIRLDSYELVRKLVEAGADVNVKQKFTDKLFRYTTIYPAVSEEIKKVIELLLEDKNNDNISLGEKGFFIAMGNENFNPYDRVLDSGVDNLPVGDVVSPLHLAIQQNNYQIIEYLIANGADVDANCNGATPLYVAVDKKYKDVIKLLIKNNAKVNVETRPKSLIHLLNWSSSFKIADILLDAGADIDQDVDGTPLHHAIVSKLESMVEYLINNGADVNLKSNGMSCLHTALKSPNDKIINYLLMAGADVNVLNEKDTKVLDSTSSIFIGTPLKKSIKQHIVKLKAADFYLVRCNLEAVERDFDDYYRDCCREVDSLKQKKIPETHLSYYDVLRKNNFKLALALKNCRINFTNTVLESTFPLYGKIVGFKLYRAMKTKEYLNTASELLYNVFYGKLPDVVVREIAEYFSLSNLRMMSL from the coding sequence atgtcgtctgtcaaaattttaccatttagtttaatttaccAACAAATCCGGGAAAATATTCTCCAAGGATCAATGAGCGTCAACACAAGATATCCTGGTGATTCTGACGAAAACCCATCCATTCTGCAACTGGCGATAACAAAAAACGACATTTgtctgataaattatttactgaagcACAAAGTTGACCTCAACGCGACGTCGAAATGTTTCGAGCCCGCTCTCCACCTGGCGATCCGCCTAGATTCCTATGAGCTAGTGAGAAAACTCGTCGAGGCTGGTGCTGATGTCAATGTAAAGCAAAAGTTCACTGACAAACTTTTTCGGTACACGACAATTTACCCAGCAGTGAgcgaagaaataaaaaaagtcatcgAATTGTTGCTAGAAGACAAGAATAATGACAACATATCTTTAGGGGAGAAAGGATTTTTTATAGCAATGGGTAATGAGAATTTTAATCCTTATGATCGAGTGCTCGATTCAGGTGTTGACAATTTACCAGTCGGTGACGTTGTCTCTCCCCTGCATCTCGCGATCCAGcagaataattatcaaataattgagTACTTGATAGCCAACGGTGCTGATGTCGATGCTAATTGCAATGGTGCCACGCCACTGTATGTTGCCGTTGATAAGAAATATAAAGATGTAATCAAGCTGCTGATAAAAAACAACGCGAAAGTAAACGTTGAAACGCGACCTAAATCActtattcatttattgaaCTGGAGCAGTTCCTTTAAAATTGCCGACATTTTGCTGGATGCTGGTGCAGACATTGACCAAGATGTCGATGGTACCCCATTACATCACGCCATCGTCAGTAAACTAGAATCGATGGTCGagtatttgataaataatggCGCGgatgtaaatttgaaaagcaATGGGATGTCATGTCTGCACACTGCCCTCAAGTCTCCtaatgacaaaataataaattacttattgaTGGCGGGTGCTGATGTCAATGTTCTTAATGAAAAGGACACTAAGGTTCTCGATTCTACATCATCGATATTTATTGGCACGCCATTGAAGAAGTCAATTAAGCAGCATATTGTTAAGCTAAAAGCTGCTGATTTTTATCTCGTGAGATGTAACTTGGAAGCTGTGGAGAGAGATTTTGATGACTACTACAGAGACTGCTGCAGGGAAGTTGATTCACTGAAGCAAAAGAAAATTCCGGAGACTCATTTGAGTTACTACGATGTGCtgcgtaaaaataattttaagttggCGTTGGCGCTGAAAAATTGTAGgattaattttactaatacAGTATTGGAATCGACGTTTCCGTTGTATGGAAAAATTGTGGGTTTTAAATTGTACAGAGCGATGAAGACGAAGGAATATTTGAATACCGCTAGTGAGCTTTTgtataatgttttttatggGAAACTACCGGATGTGGTTGTCAGAGAAATTGCAGAGTATTTTAGCTTGAGCAATTTGAGAATGATGAGTTTATGA
- the LOC103572528 gene encoding GTP-binding protein Rheb homolog yields MPPKQRKIAIMGYRSVGKSSLSIQFVEGQFVDSYDPTIENTFTKNTRVNSQDYEVKLVDTAGQDEYSIFPTQYSMDIHGYVLVYSITSAKSFEVVQIIYDKLLDITGKNHVPIVLVGNKTDLYVDRMVTTEQGKKLADSWQAVFLETSAKQNESVADIFHTLLMEIEKADGNVQEKSNCLIS; encoded by the exons atgccACCGAAACAAAGGAAAATAGCAATTATGGGATACAGATCTGTTGGTAAATCGTCATTGAGTATACAGTTTGTTGAAGGACAGTTTGTTGATTCTTATGATCCAACAATTGAAAATA cttttactaaaaatactCGGGTAAATAGTCAAGATTATGAAGTTAAATTAGTTGATACAGCTGGTCAAGATGAATATAGTATATTTCCCACCCAATATTCCATGGATATACACGGATATGTTCTAGTTTATAGTATAACGAGTGCTAAAAGTTTCGAAGttgtacaaataatttatgataaattattggatATCACTGGAAAAAATCA TGTCCCAATCGTTTTAGTCGGCAACAAAACAGATTTATACGTAGACAGAATGGTAACAACCGAACAGGGAAAAAAATTAGCCGATTCATGGCAAGCAGTTTTTTTGGAAACAAGCGCCAAACAAAACGAATCTGTCGCTGATATATTTCATACACTTCTAATGGAAATCGAAAAAGCCGACGGCAACGTTcaagaaaaatcaaattgtttaatatcataa
- the LOC103572527 gene encoding WD repeat domain phosphoinositide-interacting protein 4 — translation MAAGRGIINLRFNQDQGCFTCCMESGLRVYNVEPLVEKAHFENDLMGSIAIGEMLWRTNIIAVVGGGTRPKFADNTVLIYDDVVKKFVMEITFTSPIKAVRLRRDKLIVALQREIHVFSFPFPTRRLLTLETRDNPKGLIEVATLGTAHKQLLAFPGHKLGSVQLVDLAATEAGSSSAPATLAAHQGPLACLAVNPNGTMVATASAQGTLVRVWDSVRRHLLVELRRGADPATLYCITFSRDSEFLCMSSDKGTVHIFALKDTHLNRRSTFSKMRFLGNYVESQWALATFTVPPECACVCAFGSRNSVIAVCVDGTFHKYVFTSEGNCNREAFDVFLDVCDDNEF, via the exons atggcTGCTGGACGaggtattattaatttacggTTTAATCAAGATCAAg GATGTTTCACCTGTTGCATGGAGTCTGGCTTGAGAGTTTACAACGTCGAGCCATTGGTCGAAAAGGCTCATTTTGAAAATGACCTGATGGGCAGTATAGCAATCGGGGAAATGTTATGGCGAACGAATATAATAGCCGTCGTCGGAGGAGGAACAAGACCAAAGTTTGCTGATAATACCGTCCTAATTTACGATGACgtggtaaaaaaattcgtcATGGAAATAACATTCACCAGTCCAATAAAAGCCGTACGATTACGGCGTGACAA attgatCGTCGCACTACAACGTGAAATTCATGTCTTTTCATTTCCATTCCCCACAAGACGATTATTGACCCTCGAAACACGTGACAATCCAAAAGGTCTGATTGAAGTCGCGACATTAGGGACAGCGCACAAACAATTGTTAGCATTTCCTGGTCATAAATTAGGGAGTGTACAGTTGGTTGATTTGGCTGCTACTGAAGCTGGAAGTTCATCAGCACCAGCAACACTTGCTGCACatcaa ggACCACTGGCTTGTTTAGCCGTTAATCCAAATGGCACAATGGTAGCAACGGCATCAGCCCAGGGTACACTTGTGCGTGTATGGGATAGTGTGAGAAGACACTTATTGGTTGAACTGAGACGTGGTGCTGATCCCGCTACACTTTATTG taTAACATTTAGCAGAGATTCCGAATTTCTTTGCATGTCCAGTGATAAAGGCACTGTCCATATTTTCGCATTGAAAGATACTCATTTAAACCGCCGGTCTAc gttttCAAAAATGAGATTTCTTGGTAATTATGTAGAAAGTCAATGGGCGCTAGCAACATTTACGGTACCACCTGAGTGCGCATGTGTGTGTGCATTTGGATCTCGTAATTCAGTAATTG ctgTCTGTGTAGATGGTACATTTCacaaatatgtatttacaTCTGAAGGTAATTGTAATCGCGAAGCATTTGATGTTTTTCTTGATGTTTGTGACGACAATGAATTTTga
- the LOC103572530 gene encoding phosphatidylinositol glycan anchor biosynthesis class U protein has protein sequence MITLKQLLYCTLAGGIRLILMNSELQKTISDRVEISTALNSWKRVTEGVHLRNFGIDPYSGDLFHETPIGLVFFTWVHKYLSLWSLRILFIIGDLLTSWFLYATACNYVKEVAKREKEELKVSKNPTDELTYTPISKTATSSIIYVPAAYLFNPYIVLNCVALTTTVFSNLLTSLALYFMIKKYKLAACLTIALLTLQNLYPASLIVAATIFVAKDAKSNRQIFKIILTMVTLFVALLISLIYLSYYIMGNWNFVKNTTGFILMVPDLRPNIGLYWYFFTEMFEHFRGLFIASFQINVGLLYVVPLALRLRNDPMLLSFAYLAIIAIFKSYPSLGDVGFYMALLPMWQHLFRHMQQGFIVGCFVLFCTVFAPTVWHQWIYSCSANANFYFGVTLAFAIAQIFLLTDVLFASVKRELALRSGLHSEINGNKAKLVLE, from the exons atgaTTACATTGAAACAATTATTGTACTGTACATTAGCGGGAGGCAttcgtttaattttaatgaattcggaattacaaaaaacaatAAGTGATAGGGTTGAAATATCAACGGCACTAAATTCTTGGAAAAGAG TTACCGAAGGAGTGCATTTACGgaattttggaattgatcctTACAGCGGTGATTTATTTCATGAAACACCGATCGGGCTTGTGTTCTTTACTTGGGTCCATAAATATCTGTCATTGTGGTCattgagaattttatttatcattgggGATTTATTGACAAGTTGGTTTTTGTATGCAACGGCATGTAATTACGTCAAAGAAGtg GcgaaaagagaaaaagaagagttaaaagtttcaaaaaatccaACAGACGAATTAACGTACACTCCAATATCAAAAACCGCAACATCGTCGATAATTTACGTACCCGCCGCGTATCTTTTCAATCCTTACATTGTTTTAAACTGCGTCGCATTAACAACGACAGTATTTTCAAATCTGCTTACTTCCCTAGCTCTCtatttcatgataaaaaaatataaattagcgGCATGCTTAACAATCGCCTTGCTGAcgctacaaaatttatatcccGCGTCATTGATCGTTGCCGCGACGATATTTGTTGCCAAAGATGCTAAATCAAACCgtcaaatattcaaaattattttaaccatGGTAACACTATTCGTAgcattattaatatcattaatttatttatcttattacATAATGGGCAATTGGAATTTCGTGAAAAATACAACCGGGTTCATATTAATGGTTCCCGATTTACGTCCAAATATTGGATTGTACTGGTACTTCTTTACTGAAATGTTTGAACATTTTCGTGGCTTATTTATTgcatcatttcaaataaacgTCGGTTTATTGTATGTCGTACCTCTGGCATTAAGATTACGCAACGATCCGATGCTATTGTCATTTGCATATTTAGCAATAATTGCTATTTTTAAATCGTATCCCAGTCTTGGAGATGTTGGATTTTATATGGCGCTGTTACCAATGTGGCAACATTTATTCCGAC ATATGCAGCAAGGATTTATTGTCGGATGTTTCGTGCTTTTTTGTACAGTATTTGCGCCAACTGTATGGCACCAATGGATTTACTCATGTTCAGCGAATGCTAACTTTTACTTTGGCGTAACACTGGCATTCGCAATCGcgcaaatatttttacttactgaTGTATTGTTTGCTAGTGTCAAACGCGAGCTTGCATTACGAAGTGGACTTCACAGTGAAATAAATGGCAACAAAGCTAAACTTgtattagaataa